A segment of the Panicum hallii strain FIL2 chromosome 1, PHallii_v3.1, whole genome shotgun sequence genome:
CGCGTGGGATCTCGCGCGACCGCGAGAGGGGTGGGTGCTTTTGGGGATTGGGGTCGGATGATTGGGCGTGGGCGATGCTCTGCCCCCACGAATAACCAATTGGCCGACGACTCGATCGCTGGGTTTTGGCTGTACTTCTACTTCTACTTCTACTGGTAGTAGTAGCAGTTGAGCTCGAGCTGCAACAGGATGATGGGATGCGTTGGAGAGagcagcgcggcgcggcgtggggaATAAAGACGACCGGCGAGCGAGTGGCGAGTAACCGCTCGGGTGCGGAGGAAAAGCGCGGTGAGGTGAGGTGGGAGGGGTTTTTAAAACGCGGCCTCGTGTGACCTACTGAGATGCTGGGATGCCGGGTGTCACTGGAAAGCGGGGCCGGAGCGGGGACGGGCACGTTTGTCAGTGAGAGTGGGTGAGGAGGGTGGGGCGTGGGTGGTGTTCGTGTTGTCGCTTCGTGAGAACGCTTGCCGACGACTTCTTTTCTCCTCTTTTGTTTGCTTCGCGGTTCGCACTCTAGTTTTTCTTTTGTTTATTactaatttatttatttatttatatacTGCCAACCTGGAACGCTGGATGGGCTAATGGGCTATCGGATCAGCAGCCAACGACTTGTCTGCGTTGAATTTTCTTGGCGTGCTACCCGGTTTGGCCTGGCTCCGGCGTTCCACAGAGCCAGAGGAGCCAGGAAATGCAGTTGCGGCTGCTCCTTCCGTTGCCCAGGCAAATGTAGCAGGATGCCGAAGCTATTTTTTCCATCGCTACAGTGAGGTACAGTGGCGATCCCTGTAGCACGGAGCCGGAACCCCTCCGGGCGGAGCCATCCTAAGGTTTCGTTCGGCAGCGGGCAGACTAGGTTTCGATCCTGACCAGAACACTATAATTTTCAATACAGACTGCTCCGTTCCACCCGAAACGGTCCGTTCCGAGAAAACCGAACGACGCAAGAGTCCAACAGTTCTCTCCTGCAATCTACGAGACAACTTTTAAAATGGCAATGATTAAATGTAGTCTTTGAAATACTACTCGTATCACGCGAGCAGTTGCTAAAGTAATTGAAATGATAATGCGCTCGGTTTTATCTCCTGGTGAAAACGTCGATTTATTTGGGAGGGAAAAAAACACCGGTGAAAACGAAGTCCTCTTCTGAGTGCCATCACTTTACTGTTGGTATTGTGATTTGGTGGCTTCGCCGTAGCGGCGTCATGGTTTTCGGTGGCGTTCTTACCGCTTCTGTGCTATCACAGACGAGATGTGGACAGCAGCTATTGGAGTATTGGTCCTCCTTTTTCATGGAACCATCAGAAAAAGGTGGGATGGTGTGCAGCACGACGCACGTAGCGCTTCTGGATCGACCGGCGCCTCATCTTTTGTTTTTCCGAAGATTGCTTTTGTTTTCGGCGTCGAATCAAAAGTGGCTGCCGACTTGCCGTGTCGGGATCGGGGGATCTGTGTCGTGGGTGATGGATATGGCCCGAGCAAACTTAATAATACAGCCGGTTGCTGTCTGCTGATGGTAACCATCTTTGTCTATCTTTCAACATGTTCATGCAATAGTTAGCTTTTTACCATTAATATATGGtctatttatttttttataaaaaaatttgTTCTTATATCGAAGCCGGCTATAATCTTACAGTCCACTTTTTCTCTCTCCTTCACATCAGCGTTCAATCTGCTTAGAGCTTTTTATACTATTATATTACTTCTTGGCTGAGGTGGTATTTTCTCAACCTGCCGTGTCTGGGATCGGGGGATCTCTGTGATCTCTGTCAGTGGGGTGCTCTATCTGGTTAGCTGACGAGGCATTCTCTCCTGAATATCTGGGGCGTGATTGGTTACCTGGTTATAGGCCAACCAGGTTCGCGCGATGCGGGCTCCCGACGATTGGTTATCTGGTTGGGCCTCCGAACCAGGCTCGCGCGATGCATACCTCCCCTCCCACCCAGGTCCCCGCGATGCAGAAATGAAACCCGTTTTCCCCGAACCTGGTGGCGGCGATGCGAGGGCGGGCGGGCCGAGGCAGGCGGCGGTGGTCGCGGGTGTCCAGGCGCGCGCTCCCGCCATGGGCTAGGGTTACCGCTCCCCCCCTTTCGCGCCATTTCCATCCTCGCGCCATTTCCATCCTCGCGCGTTCGCGCGTGCGGcaagggctagggtttgcgcgCCGTTCGCCTCCGCTATAAGACACCCCCGacgccgccccccgcgcgctgccatttccgccgcttgagctccagGTGAATCTCTCTGCTCTCATCCTCTTCTCTCCCTATGGTTGCCGAGATCTGACTTGTTTCCTCCCTATCCTCTCTGTAGCTGCGATTGCTGGGCGAATCTCTGTTCGTCGAGGCAAGTATTCCCCCCTCAATCGCCGAGATGTGGCGTTCCCTCTTCGATctgtccccccccccctctgtaTCTATCttcccctctccttccttcgatTTGTGTAAGCTAATCCCTGTTTTGGTTGCAGCATCGCAGATCTGTGCTCCCTGTCTTCCCCCTTTCGATCTGTGTGTGTGCTCTCTGCCTGGTTGCTGCAAGGTGTCTGGTACCCCTTCCTCTGCAACTGTGATTCTTTGTGCTAGCTACTTATCTGAGCTATGTGCATGTGGCCGTGATGTTTAGTTCTATATGCTTGTTTACTTTTGCTACATATCTGAGTTATGTGCTTGTGGATGTGATGTTTAATGCTATATGCTTGTTTCCTATTGCTTCTTATCTGAGCTATGTCCCTGTGGCTGTGATGTTTAGAGGTATATGCTTCTTTGCTACTACTTAACTGAGTTATCTGTTGTGGCTATCTTGTTTACTGTTACTTATCTGAGCTCTATTCCCTTGGAGTCTTGCCTATGATGACTTTGGGTTTGATTATTTACAGTCCTATTTAACTGAGCTATGTGCTATGTGTCTGTGATGTTTAGTGCATAAACTGAGCCGTGTGCCCTTGCCTATGATGCCTATGATGATGAGTGCTTTAGCTGAGCAGTGTGCTGTTGTCTATGATGTAGAGTTACTATACTGTGCTAAGTGTTGTTACATGTTATTTGCTTATAGATGGATAATGGAGAAATGAGGCGCAAGCTTATCATTCAGGCTGCTGCTTTAGTAGCTGCCATTCATGCATTCATGTTTAGTCGGTTCTTGTGTGGCCAACAGTCTCGCCCTAGTATTAGTTATGCACCTCTTAGTGCCATGgacgaggagaggaggaggaactTGAACTTGATTTATAACTGCAATGATGTGGAGTGTGTAAACATGCTTCGCATGAGAAGAGCACCCTTTTTTCAGCTTTGTAACCTGTTTAGAGAGAGACACCTACTTAGGGATAGCCTACATAGTTGTGTAGAAGAACAAGTTGCAATGTTTCTCCATGTTGTGGGACATAACCAGCGATTTAGAGTCATCCACCAAAATTGGAGAAGGTCTGTAGAGACTGTTAGCAGATATTTTAAAGAGGTTTTGTATGCAATTGGGGAACTAAGAGAAGAGATGATTAAGCCTCCCACCAATGCTACTCCACTTAAGATCAGGAACAGCCATAGGTGGTATCCATATTTTAAGGTATATAACATATTTATTTACATATAACAAATCAATGGTTGTTATCTCAACTAATCCAAACAACAACTGAGTTTGTAGGACTGTATTGGGGCAATAGATGGCACCCATATCCTGGCTAAGGTGCCACAAAGAATTCAAGCTGCATTTAGGGGAAGAAAACATCAAACAACTCAAAATGTACTTGCTGCAGTTGATTTCGATTTAAAGTTCACCTATGTCCTAGCTGGCTGGGAGGGGTCTGCACATGATGCCACCATCCTTGCTGATGCTCTAGAGAGGCAGGATGGGTTAGTTGTCCCACAAGGTATAATATGAAGTCATATTAATTAAAATGACACAACTAATACAATAGTACTAATACTTATATTATTTTTAGGTAAATTCTATCTAGTTGATGCTGGTTATGCATGCCGCCCTGGATTCCTTCCTCCCTTCAGAGGCACTAGGTACCATCTCAATGAATATGGTGGTAGAAACTATCCAACCAATGCAAGGGAATTGTTCAACCTTAGGCATTCAAGCTTAAGAGTCACAGTTGAGAGGGCTTTTGGGGCAATAAAAAATAGGTTTAGGATCCTGGACAACAAACCCTTTCACCCCTTCAAGACACAAGTGAAATTGGTGCTAGCATGCTGCATTTTACATAATTGGATCCTGAACTATGGTGTAGATGAAGTGGTTCCCCTTGAGGAGGCTTGGGCTCCTAATAGCATTGGTTCCAATGTTGGTGGTGTTCAAGTAGAAGATAATAGTGACTGGGCATCTATTAGGGATGAAATAGCTAATCTCATGTGGGCTAACAGGGGGCACTGTCATATATGAAGACATGGATTTGTGTTGTATGTGTACTGTAATAACACTGCTATGGTGTTTATTATTTGTATCTTTTCTGAGGCAATGGCACATTGCTATAATGTTGTTTGTACTTTGTTCTGAGGCAATGGCACACTGCCATGATGTTTCATTTTTACTTGTTTTGAGGCAATGGCACACTGCTATGATGTTTCTTTTTTACTTGTTCTGAGGCAATTAGCACACTGCTATGATGTTGTTTCTTTTTACTTGTTCTGAGGTAATTGGCAGACTGTTGTGATGTCTTTTTTCTGTACATCTTCTAAGCCACATGCAGACTACTATGATGCTGGTTTTTTTACATGATTCTAGCCACAGGGACACTGCTGTGATGTTTATACATGATTTTGTATATGATCTGAGCCACATGCACACTGCTATGATGTTGTTTTTTACAATAACTGAGGCAATATATATATGCTATGATGTTGTTTTGTTTATAATAACTGAGGCAATAGATATATGCTATGATGTTGTTTTGTTTATAATAACTGAGGCAATAGATATATGCTATGATGTTTGTCTTATATACTGTTGTCAAATATTGGTACTAGGGCATGGATGTTCAAGAGGAAAGAGTTTATGGAGCTATTCCAATGCCCTAGTTGTTGCTAATTCTGCTCCTAATCCTTCTGGTGGTCCTGCCCCTCCTCCTGCTGTTGTTGcccctgctgttgctgctgttgcCCCTCCTCCTCGTGCTGCCCCTCGAGCCAGGCAGCAAAGGAATTCTATGAGGTGGACTAGTGTCACATCCTCCTTTATCTTGCGCCGGTTCTGTGAACTCATTTCCACTGGGGTTAGAACAGATAAGGGGTTCAAGGAGGTTCATTTGAACAAAGTTGCTAGGGACCTTCAGGAGTTCACAGGGAACAATGTAACCTCTACTCAAGTGTATAACCACTTGCGCACATGGAGGAAAAAATGGATGAGAGTGACCAAGCTGAGAGAGCTTAGTGGAGCTTTATGGGATGAGGAGACCTTCATGATTTCCTTGGAGGATGAGCACTATAATGGTCATGTAAAGGTGTTAGCTATAGTGCATATCATTTTCACCTTCTTCTCTTAAATATTAGCTAATTTCTAAAATTGCATTGCATTTTAGGCTCACCCTGAAGATGCTGACCTTCTGAACAAGCCAATAGAGAACTACCAGCAAATGGAGATCATATTTGACAATGGCTGTGCCACAGGCAAGTTTGCCATGGGTTCTAGCCAGCCTTTGGGTTCTCCATCTGACTGGGCTGAGAGTTCTCAAAAAATTGATGAGCCTGCCAAAGAGTTTGAGGAGGTAGCTAAGCAGGATGCTGGGGGCAGTAGCAGCAAGCACCAGGAGGCTAGTAGCAAGCAGCAAGAGCCTAATGGCAGTGGAGTGGGCAGCAAGAGGAAGAGGGCAATGCTCTCTGATGAGGATATCACTGTCCTGTCTGGGATGACAACTGCTGTGAACAATGTGACTGATGCTATCAGAGAAACAAAGACTGAAGTTGTCCCTGCTGACCTCTACTCTGCTGTGATGTTTGTCCCTGGCTTCACTGATGAAGCTCTGATTGTGGCCTACTCCCATCTGGCAGACAACAATGCTCTTGGGGCTGCATACCTGCTAATGTCTGATGCTCATCGTGTGCTGTGGCTGAGGACCTTCTTAGCTAAGcactacaacaacaacaacaactagTATCTGATAGTTTTCTTATTGCTGGTTGATCCTTTGTCCAGTAGGACCTCCTTTTGCTAACCTATTTTGCGCAGAGGTACTGACCCTGCATTCTTTTGTGCAGCTGGTCACATCTTTCCATTTCTTCTATGTGGTTGATGTGATCCTGCTATAACTAGATAGAGACTCATATATATAGTAACAAGTCTCTATCTTCTTACTATAATGTAGTGAATGTATTGGATCAACCACTTTGATGTTGGACTCTAATCTGAGCATATATCTATTGCCAATGATGTATTATTATTCGAGTTATGCTATTGTATTGAACTATACCTAAACTGAGCATCTATCTATTGCCAATGATGTTATTATTTTGTTGATGCTACACATTCTGAGGTGTATAGCTATTGCCAATGATGTTCTATGATgtacttcatacttcttttctTCTATTTTCCTATCTGTCACCTGCTAATTGATTCATTCTTTGTCATGTGAGGTTGCTGGATCCTCACTCTCAACTGAGGCTGATGGCATCTGCTATGATGATGAGTTTGCTATTTTTGTTGCCCTACTATGTAAAGGCATGCTCTACTCTTGTGCTTACTTATCTGTTGATTGAATCCTCACTGTAAATTGAGGCTGATGGCATAATGCTATGATGATGGATGCTTTTCTGTTGTGTTCTCTTGTCTTCACCCGTGGTCTGTTGTGTTTTGCTGGACAATGCTTCTATATGTGGTCTGATTGGTTACCTGGTTACTCAATTTCACAGTTCCTATTCCTATTGATTTTAACTCAATATGTTTAAGTCTGAGCACATGCCATCAGCCAATGATGCTTCTTTTATACATATTGCTCCCCAGTGTGTGTAATGGATATTTTTTTTACTAAATTTCTCAGATTCAGCTTGTCATTAATTAACTGATTTGGGCACCTAGTTATTTCTTCTCAGTTATTGTTGATTTTAACTGAATATAACTAAGACCGAGCATATGCCATCAGCCAATGATGCCTTTGTGATACAAATTGCTTCCAGTGTGTGTGCGCTATGGTGGTAACCTCACCACTGCCTGATTGTGATCATGGTGTTCAACCTTGTGTGCTTCGGGTGCTGGTAACCTCACCATCACCTGGTTCTGGTGATGGGATTTACGTGCGATGCAGGCAACCAATCACCATTCTTGCATCTAGTTTTTTGAATCTGGGATGCAACCAGGTAACCAATCATCGTCTCTGCTCATCCAGTTCGGTGGGAACCAGGCAACCAATCAACCCAGGTTGCATGGCTTAAACCTGGTTGAAGGGAACCTGGTTCCTTGGTGCCACCCAGGCTAGTGGCAACCAGGTAACCAATCACGCCCCTGATTATCCGGCGGGGGCACTGAAAAAGGCGATGTTATGGCACGTATGCCTGACTTTTTTTTTCAAGTGACATATcctagggcctgtttagatgcatccaaatgttataaactttacactctctctccatcacatcaattttggaaacacatgcatggagcagtaaacgtatgtaaaaaaaataactaattgcacagtttaattgtacatcacgagacgaatcttttaagcctaattagtccataattagataaaatttatcaaatacaaacgaaagtgctacagtgtcactgttgcaaattttttgcaatctaaacgcaCCCCTAGTCATTGGATCAAGAACTGTACGGCTCATGCACTTCTTCCGTCGGATCGGTGACTGTTCATTTCCTCTGTGTTCTCCCATCTCTTCTTCGTATGCTCCCTCACCTCCGCCTCCAGAACACGTCACACTCAATTCTTTCCAGCCCCAGTGGTGGCGTCGTCACAGCCGGGGCTGTGCTCTGGCATCCCCGTCATGCTAACAATCCGATGGCCGCCATTGCCACCACCTTGGCACGTCCGTTCATCGGGCAGTCTGACACCACCCATGGCCGTGACGTCCTCACTGTCTCGTGGTCCCATCTCAGATGCCACTACCGCTATGAACTACAAGCTCTCCTAGATTTGAGGCAACCGAAATCTAAGGCCGTCTTCAATAAAAATAGACAGCTGCTAGCTATTACGTGCCATCTCAGATTATAGGTTCCACATGTAAAATAttatttatttaaagttttCTCTCTCCTTATCATTATGGGCCATGCTCATTGGATTTTTTTCTTATCACAGCTAGGTCCATCTTTGCTGGAGACCAATGGCACGGGAGAGAGGAGAGCGGCATGCCTGCTAGCATCCTCGTTTCACGCGCAGGCACCCCCTAGCTTAGCGACGAGTGAAGCGTTTTAGCTATTTGCTTTTTTCACTCTCTCCTCCATGTCACTTCTAATCCTAGTCAGCTAGCTACGGAGAAAGCTGTTGGAGAAGCCGGTGCGAATAAGAAAAGAAATCTCAATTCTGCATCTAAACGGGGCATTTGATTCCACACATGTCTTAGTAAGGTCATATTTCTTCCTTCCAGGTTCTAAACTTATACCCTATTTAGTTGTTGGGACTAAAGTTATTTAATGTGGTGTGTAAAGATTTTTATATCCTGACCATTTATTGGAGGGGAAGGTTGGGACTTGGGAGGGGTGGGTGCGGAAGGAAGGGGGACGAGAAGAGCTGAAGCAGCAATAAATGAAGAGTACCTCCTATTAAAAGTATATTTTAGCTCCTATAAACTATAACTTTAAGATTTATGGACCTTTAGTCCTAATAACTCATCATGTTTGGCACTTTAGGAACTTATTAGAACTAAACTTTAAGTCCCTAAGCATAAACAAGTGCAAACCAAACAGAACCTAGATCGGTAGAAGCtaaatgtggaaataaatgaCCTAACCAACGAACGTGCCCTTGACTCCCTGCTGGTCATGCGAGCTGAGCAGGTGTTTAGTTTCAGAGGGCTAAAATTTTAGCCCTATCACATCAAAAAAATCTTGTTATTTAGAAGCAtcaaataaaatttaattacaaaactaTTTGTAGAATTCTTAGCTAATTTACAAGAAGAATCTAACAAGGTATATTAATACATGATTAGCAGATAGTTATTGCAAgtaaattataaattaattaggctcactaaattcgtctcgcgaattagcatatATCTGTGctaaaagttttataaacagattttattaatacttctaaatagcaataTTCTTATTTGATGTGGTAGAACTAAACTTTAGTTTAGCCCCTGGAAAATCAAACGGGCCTGAGACCGAGTCCTCcagtagtagcagcagcaggtCACTGGTACTCTACTTGCTTGCGACAAGGCGGGTGGGGTCCGATGGTGGGTACGGTGGCAGCTCCCTTGCCGTCGACGCTAGCAGCGCACCCGATCGTATTCGTTCGTCGGTGTCTTCTGGCAGATGAAGTGATAAAGATGATTAGGCCAGAAACGTCGCATGTGGTTTGGACTTCCTCGTCATCATCATAATGGAGCGGAACCCGATCGACCAACCAATTATCCCTTGCCGGGAGCCATGTCGGCAGCGCGCGTCGCCGTCGCGCGCGACCGCGAGCCACCGCCGGGGCTGGGCGGGCTCGGCGAAAGCGCCAGTTGAGTTGAGTCAGCCGAGCTTAGCGTACACCAGCCAGCCACGTGTTCCCCTCGCTCTCGCTGTCTCGCAGGAATCCCGGCAAGCGAGGAGCCCATGGACCATGGGAGCGTGCGGCCTGGGCGCTCGGCTCTGCCGCCCGTCGTCCGCCGCCACCGGCACAGTTCCATCGGCCCGGCGAGTCCACTTCTGCCCCGTCCTTCCTTCGTCCTCTACAAAGCGAGGAGTATTGATATGGATAGTTGGATATTGTTCACTGCTGCAGAATTTGTCTTTACAAATGAAGACTTCACCGCCGGTTCATATTATAAATCGGTGATGGGTTTAAATAATATTATCGTCAGGTCGTAACATGATCCGACGGTGATGACTCCTCTTCCCATATACTTTCCTGCACCTTATCTCTTGCTCTCCCGTGTGCTATCTATGAGCTCACTtcctctttttctccctctccctctctcccttatCCTATCCCGTACTCCATCCGtgctctctccctctcgcgaGGGGCTGCCGCGGCCGCCGTAGGGAGCCACGTCTAGCACGCGGAGCAGCCGGGAGCCGCAACGGGCAGCCACGGCTGACGAGGCACCTGCAGAAGCGTCCGGCGCAAGgagccgcggcccgcgcgcgggGTCAGCGGTGACGGGATGCAGATACAGCGGTGTTGGGGACAGGGCCGCGGCTAGCACGCGTGGGGACACAGGCGCAGAGGCGCCCAGGGGCATGTGCCAGGCGCGGAGCAGGAGACGGGGCGGGGTGAAGCAGCAGACGGTGCGGTGCGCCATGCGTGGGACGGCGGCGTGGAGCAGCAGACGGCGGGTGGAGCAGGAGCTGCATTTTTTTTTCCTAAAAATAGACAACACCGCCGGTTCTACACCCGACGGTAGTAGTCCAACCAATTACTGTTGAGTTAAATCCAATAGGAATTGAAACAGGCGATGATGGCCCTTCCGAACCGGCGGTGATAACTTATAGCGGTTATTGGCAGGTACGAGCTAACGAGCACGAGTGGTGTGGGATGATGATGCGTTGGTGGGGACGTGGTTGTCCGTTGTTGCAAATTGGGACGCGCGAGTAGACTGGAGGGCAACGGACTGAGACTTCGTTATCCAGATTATCCGATCCGATATTCGATATCCAACGGATATTACTTTTCTTGTATCCGAATCTGATATTCGATATCTGAAAAGAGTATCCGAATTCAATCCAATATCTGAGAAAATAACCAAATATCCGAAAATAATATCCAAATCACTATCCGACTGGTCTCAATATTTACATTTAAGCCTAAATGGAACCAAGACATTCCTTACAATGGCGTAGCTTTTTTTTTAGAGAGGACAAC
Coding sequences within it:
- the LOC112897980 gene encoding uncharacterized protein LOC112897980 translates to MRWTSVTSSFILRRFCELISTGVRTDKGFKEVHLNKVARDLQEFTGNNVTSTQVYNHLRTWRKKWMRVTKLRELSGALWDEETFMISLEDEHYNGHVKAHPEDADLLNKPIENYQQMEIIFDNGCATGKFAMGSSQPLGSPSDWAESSQKIDEPAKEFEEVAKQDAGGSSSKHQEASSKQQEPNGSGVGSKRKRAMLSDEDITVLSGMTTAVNNVTDAIRETKTEVVPADLYSAVMFVPGFTDEALIVAYSHLADNNALGAAYLLMSDAHRVLWLRTFLAKHYNNNNN